In Dehalogenimonas etheniformans, one genomic interval encodes:
- a CDS encoding ribonuclease HI family protein — protein sequence MTQLIANTDGACRGNPGASALGVIIRTPSGQVLKSICRGLGNMTNNQAEYHAVITALEEATKLGATDLHLKADSELVVKQLSGKYQVKNAGLALLYAKVKALESRFKSVKYSYIPRERNQEADALANQAFKH from the coding sequence TTGACACAATTGATTGCCAACACCGACGGCGCCTGCCGGGGCAACCCCGGAGCTTCGGCCTTAGGTGTTATCATCCGGACTCCTTCGGGGCAGGTACTCAAGTCGATTTGCCGCGGACTTGGCAACATGACTAACAACCAGGCTGAGTATCACGCGGTGATAACGGCTCTCGAAGAAGCAACGAAATTAGGTGCGACGGATTTGCACCTTAAAGCTGATTCTGAACTGGTAGTCAAGCAACTCTCCGGCAAGTACCAGGTAAAGAACGCGGGCCTGGCGCTTTTGTATGCCAAGGTTAAAGCTCTCGAGTCCAGGTTCAAAAGCGTCAAATATTCCTACATTCCCCGCGAACGCAACCAGGAAGCTGATGCCCTGGCTAACCAGGCGTTCAAACATTAA
- a CDS encoding ABC transporter ATP-binding protein has translation MPAAFEIRNLTKHYKDVTAVDNLSLDIFEGECFGLLGPNGAGKTTLVKMLTTTSPLTNGTIHVMGMDLQKEPRQIKAFYGVVPQGDNLDPELSVIENLTTFARYFEIPGEAAKNRANEALSLFKLEHKAQGKIKNLSGGMKRRLLLARALINNPLIIILDEPTVGLDPQSKYLVWQKLKELKSRGVTLLLTTQNMDEAAVLSDRVAIMHQGKILALDTPKGLVEKHVGNRVVEILPEEQCRGELLAELNKRGYEFEEVESIFQVFHSETDTLCADLGKLGFNVWQRLGTLEDVFIKLTGRGLVE, from the coding sequence ATGCCCGCCGCGTTCGAAATCCGTAATCTCACCAAACACTACAAGGATGTCACTGCCGTCGATAATCTTTCCCTCGATATTTTCGAAGGTGAATGCTTCGGACTCCTGGGCCCCAACGGCGCCGGCAAAACTACCCTGGTAAAAATGCTGACCACCACGTCTCCCTTAACCAACGGAACCATCCACGTAATGGGCATGGACCTGCAAAAGGAACCGCGGCAAATTAAGGCCTTTTATGGTGTGGTGCCTCAAGGCGACAACCTGGATCCCGAACTTTCGGTCATCGAGAACCTGACTACTTTCGCAAGGTATTTTGAGATCCCAGGGGAAGCAGCCAAGAATCGAGCTAATGAAGCGCTCTCCTTGTTCAAGCTTGAGCACAAAGCCCAGGGGAAGATAAAAAACCTTTCGGGTGGCATGAAACGGCGTCTTCTGCTCGCCCGCGCCCTTATCAATAACCCACTAATTATCATCCTCGACGAGCCTACGGTAGGTCTGGATCCCCAGTCCAAATACCTGGTTTGGCAAAAATTGAAGGAATTGAAGAGCCGGGGAGTGACCCTGCTGCTGACCACTCAGAACATGGATGAGGCGGCGGTGCTTTCAGACCGTGTGGCTATCATGCACCAAGGCAAAATTCTCGCTCTGGATACGCCAAAAGGTTTAGTTGAAAAACACGTCGGCAACCGTGTTGTCGAAATCCTGCCTGAAGAACAGTGCCGCGGAGAGCTCCTCGCCGAACTCAACAAGCGAGGCTATGAATTTGAAGAGGTGGAAAGCATATTCCAGGTTTTTCATTCCGAGACAGACACGTTGTGTGCCGATCTGGGGAAACTCGGTTTCAACGTGTGGCAGCGGCTCGGAACCCTTGAAGACGTATTTATCAAGTTGACCGGCCGGGGACTGGTGGAATGA
- the pheS gene encoding phenylalanine--tRNA ligase subunit alpha translates to MTENTSLENLKQKALAELSSANTEDALESWRVAYLGKKSDLNIILRGLANLPVEERKAVGADANVVREELETALKAREDAINEESLKVVSGIDISLPGRPWLSGKLHPVTRIVNEITDIFSSLGFSVIEGPEVELDRYNFDALNIPKEHPARDTMQTFWVDEADAQGDRHVLLRTHTSPMQVRFMEKYKEPPIRIVVPGRVFRYEATDASHMPMFHQVEGLMVDRNVSLADLKGTLFEFARRFFGPDRRVRFRCDFFPFVEPGVEMAVECAVCKGAGCRLCGDTGWLEILGAGMVHPKVLEGVGIDPQTYTGFAFGIGVERLPMLRYGIDDIRLFYSNDLRFLRQF, encoded by the coding sequence ATGACAGAAAACACTTCACTCGAAAATCTTAAACAAAAAGCCCTGGCTGAACTGTCGTCCGCGAACACCGAAGATGCGCTTGAGTCTTGGCGGGTTGCATATCTCGGGAAAAAAAGCGATCTGAACATCATCCTTCGCGGGCTGGCTAATCTGCCCGTTGAAGAACGGAAAGCTGTCGGTGCGGACGCCAATGTCGTCCGTGAAGAGCTTGAAACCGCGCTCAAGGCCAGGGAAGATGCGATTAACGAAGAGTCGTTAAAGGTTGTCTCTGGAATTGACATCAGCCTGCCGGGTCGCCCGTGGCTATCCGGCAAACTGCATCCGGTGACCCGCATTGTCAACGAAATTACCGACATCTTTTCCAGCCTTGGTTTTTCGGTGATCGAGGGCCCCGAAGTCGAACTCGACCGCTATAATTTCGACGCCCTGAACATCCCCAAGGAACACCCGGCCAGGGATACAATGCAAACTTTTTGGGTCGATGAAGCCGATGCCCAAGGTGACCGGCACGTTCTTCTCCGGACTCACACCTCGCCGATGCAGGTCCGTTTCATGGAGAAGTACAAAGAACCGCCGATCCGCATCGTGGTTCCCGGGCGCGTTTTCCGCTATGAGGCCACGGATGCCTCTCACATGCCCATGTTCCACCAGGTTGAAGGCCTCATGGTTGACAGGAATGTATCGCTGGCGGACCTTAAAGGTACCCTCTTTGAGTTCGCGCGGCGCTTCTTCGGCCCGGACCGCCGCGTCCGTTTCCGCTGCGATTTCTTCCCCTTCGTCGAACCGGGAGTGGAGATGGCAGTCGAATGCGCCGTTTGTAAGGGCGCTGGTTGCCGTCTGTGCGGCGACACCGGCTGGCTGGAAATCCTGGGCGCCGGCATGGTCCACCCCAAGGTACTCGAAGGAGTCGGCATTGATCCCCAGACCTATACCGGATTTGCTTTCGGTATCGGCGTCGAACGGCTGCCGATGCTGCGTTACGGAATCGATGATATCAGGTTGTTCTATTCAAATGATTTGCGTTTCCTGAGGCAATTCTAG
- a CDS encoding zinc ribbon domain-containing protein gives MNIPRLLFQLQEIDLAHDAAREKSGRIENELAADPLAVERNAINKQQTELRGLQHELRENDAQVDDFTDRIKGYEEKLYSGRITSPKELTTLQKDIELLRGHRIPFEDKSLALMEAVEALEHSISDAETALQRHKETLDTHKRELIGQLEVVAAETSELETRRAALLPEIPSYVQVQYQSLRKQKGRAVSKVEQAICRACGIAVTAAWLHRARTGEIVRCTNCNRILYLE, from the coding sequence GTGAATATCCCCAGGCTGTTATTTCAACTTCAGGAAATCGATCTGGCACATGACGCCGCCAGAGAGAAATCCGGGCGAATTGAAAATGAACTGGCGGCCGATCCGCTGGCTGTCGAACGTAACGCAATTAACAAACAACAAACCGAACTCAGAGGCCTGCAACATGAACTTCGGGAAAATGATGCGCAGGTTGACGATTTTACAGACCGGATCAAAGGCTATGAGGAAAAGCTTTATAGCGGCCGGATTACCAGCCCGAAAGAACTCACCACCCTGCAGAAAGATATCGAACTGCTGCGGGGCCACCGGATTCCTTTTGAAGACAAATCGCTTGCGCTGATGGAAGCGGTTGAGGCTCTAGAACATTCGATTTCCGATGCCGAGACAGCTTTGCAAAGGCATAAGGAAACTCTGGACACTCATAAACGTGAACTCATCGGCCAGTTGGAGGTTGTCGCGGCTGAAACTTCCGAACTCGAGACTCGCCGAGCCGCGCTTTTACCCGAGATTCCATCGTATGTGCAAGTTCAATACCAGTCCCTTAGAAAACAGAAAGGCAGAGCTGTCTCCAAAGTTGAACAGGCAATCTGCCGGGCTTGTGGGATAGCCGTGACCGCGGCATGGTTGCACCGCGCTCGTACCGGGGAGATTGTACGTTGCACCAACTGCAATCGCATTTTGTATCTGGAGTGA
- a CDS encoding superinfection immunity protein: protein MFGFFFGGFFGFIAFLFSVVLYFLPTIIAVAGRRRNTFAIFLLNLLLGWTFIGWVIALVWSVKK, encoded by the coding sequence ATCTTCGGATTCTTCTTCGGCGGCTTTTTTGGATTCATCGCTTTTCTATTCAGCGTCGTCCTGTATTTTTTACCAACCATAATTGCTGTGGCAGGACGCCGCCGCAACACTTTTGCTATTTTCCTGTTGAATCTTCTTCTTGGCTGGACATTCATCGGGTGGGTCATAGCGCTGGTTTGGTCGGTTAAGAAGTAA
- a CDS encoding APC family permease, with translation MPDSEATHNPDSRPPAVDKKPDGAKLNPELISREHRRGSRPGDVVVRVKRPKGFQKVGPGHFLATPEANIPEGRLDRIFLAIKRIFIGLPLANVEESQERLGVGKALAVFGSDAISSSAYATEAALLILMTAGSAALHISLYTSIAVAVVFAIVVFSYRQIVYAYPQGGGAYNVSKTNLGKMPSLIAAAALVIDYVLTVAVSIVAGVQAITSALIVSGHGHWIQILNDKLPGVAEPAVVLCLVFIGLMTLINLRGVRESGTVFSIPTYLFIIGMIAVLTIGIFKSINGTLEPASPPPIIPVLAPVTLWLILHAFSSGAVAMTGTEAISNGVPSFKPPESRKAARTMTLMAICLAAFFLGISFLANHMHLVPGTETIISQTALAVFGPNIVYYVFQIATMGILVVAANTAFSGFPRLASVLAADGFMPRQFLFKGDRLAFSTGILALGIAASLLVVLFQGNIGSLINLYAIGVFLAFSLSNSGMVIHWFRVKTKGWRMNMVINGTAAVMTAVILFIAIVTKFAEGGWIVIVMAPVIVLILLATRDHYDRTAAQLRITEREVLPAKLEQLAILPIDDVNRASLRAMAFVRTISTESLVLHVSTNPERSERLKQKMKKFAPDFKLVIVESPTSSFVQPMITYINAIHSQSPETLVTIVFPEFITARWWEQFLHNRTARRLYRVFEKHPNVAVVLVPYQLVK, from the coding sequence ATGCCCGATAGCGAAGCCACACACAACCCCGACTCAAGACCACCCGCCGTTGACAAAAAGCCCGACGGCGCCAAGCTGAACCCCGAGCTAATATCCAGGGAACACCGGAGAGGCTCGCGTCCGGGCGATGTCGTAGTTAGAGTAAAAAGGCCGAAGGGGTTCCAGAAAGTCGGACCCGGACATTTCCTGGCAACTCCAGAAGCAAACATACCTGAAGGCAGGCTTGACCGGATATTTCTTGCGATAAAGCGCATCTTCATCGGCCTGCCGCTGGCAAACGTCGAGGAGTCTCAAGAACGGCTGGGCGTTGGCAAAGCCCTGGCGGTATTCGGCTCCGATGCCATCTCGTCCTCTGCATACGCAACCGAAGCCGCGCTGCTCATCCTCATGACCGCCGGCAGTGCCGCTCTGCATATCTCACTTTACACCTCGATAGCAGTGGCGGTTGTTTTCGCGATTGTAGTGTTTTCGTATCGTCAAATAGTCTACGCATACCCCCAGGGTGGAGGCGCATACAACGTCTCGAAAACCAATTTAGGTAAAATGCCCAGTTTGATCGCGGCCGCAGCGCTCGTTATCGATTACGTTCTCACAGTCGCGGTTTCGATCGTCGCCGGAGTTCAAGCGATCACGTCGGCGCTGATCGTCTCAGGCCATGGGCACTGGATCCAGATACTGAACGATAAACTTCCGGGGGTTGCCGAACCCGCCGTGGTTCTCTGTCTCGTTTTTATCGGCTTGATGACTCTAATTAACCTGCGCGGAGTTCGGGAATCCGGCACCGTATTTTCAATCCCTACGTATCTCTTCATAATCGGGATGATAGCCGTCCTTACTATCGGCATCTTCAAATCGATCAATGGCACGTTAGAGCCAGCCTCACCTCCACCAATAATTCCCGTTCTAGCCCCGGTGACGCTGTGGCTGATTCTTCATGCTTTTTCCTCCGGTGCCGTCGCTATGACAGGTACCGAAGCCATTTCCAACGGGGTGCCGTCCTTTAAACCGCCGGAATCACGCAAAGCGGCCCGAACCATGACCTTAATGGCCATATGTCTCGCTGCTTTCTTCCTCGGTATAAGCTTTTTGGCTAATCACATGCACCTGGTCCCCGGGACCGAAACCATAATCTCCCAGACAGCTTTAGCTGTTTTTGGCCCTAACATCGTCTATTATGTATTTCAGATCGCTACTATGGGTATCCTGGTAGTTGCGGCGAACACTGCTTTCTCGGGCTTCCCTCGATTAGCTTCTGTATTGGCTGCCGACGGCTTCATGCCCAGGCAGTTCCTTTTCAAAGGTGACCGACTGGCTTTCTCTACCGGAATTTTAGCTCTGGGAATCGCAGCGTCATTACTCGTGGTTTTATTCCAGGGTAATATTGGCAGCCTGATCAACTTGTATGCCATCGGCGTATTCCTCGCATTCAGTCTGTCAAATTCCGGAATGGTCATACACTGGTTCCGCGTTAAGACAAAGGGCTGGCGGATGAATATGGTTATCAACGGCACGGCAGCAGTGATGACCGCAGTGATCCTGTTCATCGCCATTGTCACCAAGTTTGCCGAGGGCGGCTGGATAGTAATAGTAATGGCTCCAGTGATCGTTTTAATCCTCCTTGCGACTCGCGACCACTATGACCGCACTGCTGCGCAACTTCGCATTACAGAGCGGGAGGTTCTTCCGGCAAAGTTGGAGCAGCTGGCAATCCTGCCTATAGACGATGTCAATCGGGCCTCTCTCCGAGCCATGGCTTTCGTCCGCACGATCTCGACTGAGTCGTTGGTGCTTCACGTATCAACAAATCCAGAACGATCTGAGCGTCTGAAGCAAAAAATGAAGAAATTCGCCCCGGATTTCAAGCTAGTTATTGTTGAGTCGCCCACCTCCTCCTTCGTACAGCCGATGATCACTTACATCAACGCGATTCACAGTCAATCTCCGGAAACCCTGGTGACGATTGTTTTCCCGGAATTCATCACTGCCCGGTGGTGGGAGCAATTCCTGCACAACCGCACCGCCCGGCGCCTCTACCGCGTGTTCGAAAAACATCCCAATGTGGCAGTCGTCCTTGTTCCCTATCAATTGGTTAAGTAG
- the mraZ gene encoding division/cell wall cluster transcriptional repressor MraZ has product MLFFGEFHYKLDEKGRLPVPPHFRGPLQEGIVFAPGIDGCIDAYSNKAWEVFSSGIAAASTSPSKLRKLKRTMFGQAFPASIDGQGRISLPEPLRTYAGIKTEAVVVGVSDHLEIWSKFAWDKEKADDQDQVWQIMEGLEKR; this is encoded by the coding sequence ATGCTGTTTTTCGGCGAGTTCCATTACAAATTAGACGAAAAAGGCCGCCTGCCGGTGCCGCCCCATTTTCGCGGACCGCTGCAGGAAGGAATCGTGTTTGCGCCGGGCATCGACGGTTGCATTGACGCCTATTCCAACAAGGCATGGGAGGTATTTTCCTCGGGAATCGCCGCCGCGTCAACCAGTCCTTCAAAGCTGCGAAAACTCAAACGCACCATGTTCGGCCAGGCTTTTCCGGCATCGATCGACGGCCAGGGGAGGATTTCACTGCCCGAACCGCTACGTACTTACGCCGGTATCAAGACCGAGGCGGTGGTGGTCGGCGTATCGGATCACCTGGAAATCTGGAGCAAGTTCGCCTGGGATAAAGAGAAGGCCGACGACCAGGACCAGGTCTGGCAAATCATGGAAGGGTTGGAAAAACGCTGA
- the rsmH gene encoding 16S rRNA (cytosine(1402)-N(4))-methyltransferase RsmH: MFRKSRIENRKSNSAHIPVMLDETLQALAVGPGGRYIDGTVGAGGHARAILELAAPGGQLLGFDADPNSLKTASRNLMGFEGSYLLVNQNFDTMEAVARANDFYPVHGIVLDLGLASMQLSESGRGFSFQYDAPLDMRFSPDQKLTATEIINTYAESEIADILWRYGEERFSRKIARRIIETRPIKTTTELASLIARTIGRGGDIHPATRTFQALRIAVNEELTKLESTLEQATRLLGFDGRLVVISYHSLEDRIVKQFMQQESTDCICPADLPECRCGHAARLRILNKKVVTPSEDELQANPRSRSAKLRAAERILSREEAGTLEDHFFLSERNTRVARYGLEAGIPNNLSELAEFACTAPSGPVRRRAAM; this comes from the coding sequence ATGTTTCGAAAATCGAGAATCGAAAATCGAAAATCGAATTCAGCGCATATCCCGGTCATGCTCGACGAGACGCTGCAGGCTCTAGCCGTTGGCCCCGGCGGGCGTTACATCGACGGAACGGTCGGCGCCGGCGGTCATGCCCGCGCCATCCTGGAGCTTGCCGCCCCCGGCGGTCAACTCCTTGGCTTCGATGCCGATCCGAATAGCCTTAAGACCGCAAGCCGGAACCTGATGGGCTTTGAGGGTTCCTACCTCCTGGTAAACCAGAATTTCGATACCATGGAAGCCGTCGCCCGGGCCAACGATTTCTACCCCGTTCATGGTATTGTCCTGGACCTCGGCCTGGCGTCGATGCAGCTCTCAGAGTCCGGCCGGGGCTTTTCATTTCAATACGATGCGCCGCTTGATATGCGCTTTTCACCGGATCAGAAACTGACCGCCACCGAAATTATCAATACTTACGCTGAATCAGAAATCGCCGATATTCTCTGGCGCTACGGCGAAGAACGTTTCAGTCGGAAGATCGCCCGGCGTATCATCGAAACACGCCCAATCAAGACAACAACCGAACTCGCAAGCCTGATTGCCAGGACTATCGGGCGCGGCGGCGACATTCACCCGGCCACCCGCACCTTCCAGGCGCTCCGCATCGCCGTCAATGAGGAACTCACCAAACTTGAAAGCACCCTGGAACAGGCGACGAGGCTGCTGGGTTTCGACGGGAGATTGGTGGTTATCAGCTACCACTCGCTGGAGGACCGCATCGTCAAGCAGTTCATGCAGCAGGAATCAACCGACTGCATCTGCCCGGCTGATCTGCCCGAGTGCCGCTGCGGCCACGCCGCCAGGCTGCGCATTTTGAATAAGAAAGTCGTCACCCCTTCCGAAGACGAATTACAAGCTAATCCAAGAAGCCGCAGCGCCAAGCTGCGGGCTGCCGAGCGCATCCTCAGCCGTGAGGAGGCGGGGACGCTCGAGGACCATTTTTTTCTAAGCGAGAGAAACACGAGAGTGGCTAGGTATGGCCTTGAGGCGGGCATCCCTAACAACCTGAGCGAACTGGCTGAGTTCGCCTGCACCGCTCCTTCGGGCCCTGTAAGAAGGAGGGCAGCGATGTGA
- a CDS encoding NAD(P)/FAD-dependent oxidoreductase, whose translation MSSYDVIIIGGGPAGLFSALELSGNKNLKILLLEKGRDIDERTNIVSGLGGAGAFSDGKLTLSSKAGGHLVEYVGEVAAEKLIEHVDKVWRDFGAPANLFGTGPGVAEIERRASLAGLRLVPLPVRHLGTERCPAVLRAIRDHLKNLVEIRVNTPVTRIVERDGKLVGVEIADGVTIEAKNVIAAPGREGADWLMKQARALGLSLATNPVDVGVRVELPNAFLDNLTTVLYEAKLEYLSKSFDDRIRTFCMCPQGTVVRETTGGEDPVTTVNGQSFASHDSPNTNFALLVSTQFTEPFKEPIAYGKYIARLANILGSGVLVQRLGDLKKGRRSTPERIDRGLVRPTLESATPGDLSFVLPYRHLTGLLEMLESMDKLSPGVASDHTLLYGVEVKFYSSRPKLSAGFETELPGLFAIGDGAGISRGLVQASACGVVAARAILAKPG comes from the coding sequence ATGAGCAGCTACGATGTAATTATCATCGGCGGGGGGCCTGCCGGACTTTTCAGCGCGCTTGAACTATCGGGGAACAAAAATCTCAAAATTCTGCTCCTGGAAAAGGGCCGCGATATTGACGAACGTACCAATATCGTCAGCGGCTTGGGAGGAGCGGGCGCTTTCTCCGATGGCAAACTCACCCTTTCATCAAAGGCTGGCGGTCACCTGGTGGAATACGTCGGTGAAGTGGCAGCGGAGAAACTTATCGAGCATGTCGATAAGGTCTGGCGCGATTTCGGCGCGCCCGCCAATCTCTTCGGAACCGGTCCCGGTGTGGCAGAAATCGAACGCCGGGCTTCCCTGGCCGGGTTACGCCTGGTGCCGCTGCCAGTCCGCCACCTGGGAACAGAACGTTGCCCCGCGGTGCTGCGAGCAATCAGGGACCACCTCAAAAACCTTGTTGAAATCCGGGTTAATACACCTGTTACTCGTATTGTAGAAAGAGACGGCAAGCTAGTCGGTGTCGAGATCGCTGATGGGGTAACTATCGAGGCAAAGAACGTCATTGCCGCACCGGGGCGCGAGGGCGCCGACTGGCTGATGAAACAGGCTAGGGCTCTTGGGCTCTCGTTGGCGACCAATCCGGTTGACGTAGGCGTGCGCGTCGAATTGCCCAACGCTTTTCTGGACAACCTCACCACCGTCCTTTACGAGGCTAAACTGGAATATCTATCAAAGAGTTTCGACGACCGCATCCGCACCTTTTGCATGTGCCCGCAGGGCACCGTGGTGCGAGAGACCACGGGAGGAGAGGATCCGGTGACCACGGTCAACGGTCAGAGCTTCGCCTCTCACGATAGCCCAAATACCAACTTCGCTCTTCTGGTCTCCACTCAATTCACTGAACCTTTCAAAGAACCCATCGCCTACGGTAAATATATTGCGAGACTGGCAAACATCCTGGGTAGCGGTGTGTTGGTGCAGCGCTTAGGCGATCTCAAGAAAGGGCGACGTTCAACACCCGAACGCATTGACCGCGGCCTTGTGCGTCCGACATTGGAATCCGCTACCCCCGGCGATCTATCCTTCGTCCTGCCCTACCGCCACCTCACGGGACTCCTCGAAATGCTGGAATCGATGGATAAACTCTCCCCAGGCGTCGCTTCAGACCACACGTTGTTGTATGGAGTCGAAGTGAAATTCTACTCGTCGCGGCCCAAACTCTCGGCCGGATTCGAGACCGAACTGCCCGGTCTCTTTGCCATTGGCGACGGGGCAGGCATTTCCCGAGGTTTGGTTCAAGCCAGCGCTTGTGGAGTAGTGGCGGCACGGGCGATATTGGCAAAGCCGGGATAA
- a CDS encoding MerR family transcriptional regulator — protein sequence MAIARSYATGELAKISGVSTRTLQFYDKIGLLKPESYSGSGYRRYDDAAALRLQQILFFRELGFGLSEIKAIMEKPDFDLLSALESHRELLKEKADRLGELLTTVNRTIRKLKGEKEMEIKDYYKGFSDKEVEAIRKEAREKYGEKTIADSEARVTAMGKEKWDALQAEFGQTYHKIVANMEKGPESKEVQEQIARWRQLMENFHHYTDEMILGLGRMYSEDERFAAFYLKFHPDMPRFMTAAIEHYVEGRKK from the coding sequence TTGGCTATCGCTCGCAGCTACGCCACCGGTGAGCTGGCAAAAATCTCCGGCGTCAGTACGCGCACCCTTCAGTTCTACGATAAGATCGGGCTTCTGAAACCTGAATCGTATTCGGGGTCCGGTTACCGTCGTTACGATGACGCTGCCGCCCTCCGCCTGCAGCAGATATTGTTCTTCCGAGAGCTGGGTTTCGGGCTGTCCGAAATCAAGGCTATCATGGAGAAACCGGACTTCGACCTGCTGTCCGCCCTGGAATCGCATCGCGAGCTGCTCAAGGAGAAGGCGGATAGGCTGGGTGAGTTGCTGACGACGGTTAACAGGACGATCAGGAAATTGAAAGGAGAAAAAGAAATGGAAATCAAGGACTACTACAAGGGCTTTTCCGACAAAGAGGTCGAGGCAATCCGAAAAGAAGCCCGAGAAAAATACGGCGAAAAGACCATCGCCGATTCCGAAGCCCGCGTCACGGCTATGGGCAAGGAGAAGTGGGACGCCCTGCAGGCGGAGTTCGGCCAGACCTACCACAAGATCGTCGCCAATATGGAAAAGGGGCCGGAGAGCAAGGAAGTTCAGGAGCAGATCGCCCGCTGGCGGCAGCTCATGGAAAACTTCCACCACTATACCGATGAGATGATCCTCGGGCTGGGGAGAATGTATTCAGAAGACGAGCGCTTCGCCGCTTTCTACCTCAAATTCCATCCGGATATGCCCAGGTTCATGACCGCGGCCATCGAGCACTACGTTGAGGGGCGCAAAAAGTAA
- a CDS encoding ABC transporter permease, translating to MIQLPSLRAIHMWQRNRDVFVRLWWSLAPAFMIEPILLLLAIGLGFGAYIGVIQGEEYINYIVPGILASYAMTTATFEATYGAYFRMEYRRTYDAILATPLNIEDIVTGEILWGATRSVITATIIVVVSLFFGLLNSWWALLIPVAAGLVGFLFSCLAIIFVSVASSVYSFNYYFTLFIAPMTFFSGAFFPLDNLPSAVSRVSPFLPLTHSVRLMRSLVTGEFSSSAIFSLIVIIAATAVFFLAAAAVMRRRVLE from the coding sequence ATGATCCAGCTACCCTCGCTCCGGGCTATCCACATGTGGCAGCGCAACCGGGATGTTTTCGTGAGGCTCTGGTGGTCGCTGGCACCGGCATTCATGATCGAACCAATTCTACTGCTTTTGGCAATCGGCCTGGGGTTCGGAGCCTATATCGGCGTCATTCAAGGTGAGGAGTACATCAATTACATCGTCCCGGGTATTCTGGCCAGCTATGCCATGACCACCGCAACCTTCGAAGCAACTTATGGCGCCTATTTCCGAATGGAGTATAGGCGTACTTACGACGCCATTCTGGCGACGCCTCTTAACATCGAAGATATCGTAACCGGCGAGATCTTGTGGGGTGCAACACGCTCGGTTATCACCGCCACGATCATCGTGGTCGTCTCCCTGTTTTTTGGTTTATTGAATTCATGGTGGGCTCTGTTGATTCCAGTCGCCGCCGGTCTAGTGGGATTCCTCTTTTCCTGCCTTGCCATAATCTTCGTTTCCGTGGCTTCTTCGGTCTATAGCTTCAACTACTACTTCACATTGTTCATCGCGCCGATGACCTTCTTTTCCGGCGCCTTCTTCCCGTTGGACAACCTTCCGTCAGCGGTCAGCCGCGTATCGCCATTTTTACCTTTGACTCATTCGGTCAGACTGATGAGATCGCTGGTCACCGGTGAGTTTTCCTCATCGGCGATCTTTTCTCTCATCGTTATCATCGCCGCCACAGCGGTCTTCTTTCTTGCCGCCGCAGCGGTTATGAGACGCCGAGTATTGGAATAA